The following coding sequences lie in one Sporomusaceae bacterium FL31 genomic window:
- the pyrD_2 gene encoding diguanylate cyclase, with product MADLRINLCGIDFVNPVMPAAGPPVKDGAMCQAAARGGAGGLVTKTISVCPAEVPRPCMAEIKGGFLNTELWSELPKEQWMEHEYQLAKQTGLPLIIGLGYTAEQIHELAKLVQPYADALELSTHYVGNDLSPIIHAVQAAKAVVDIPVFVKMSPHPNIQEIALAAEAAGADGLVMINSFGPCMGIDIETGLPLMGSKEGYGWLSGAAIKPLAIRCIYDAARVVKIPIIGVGGITNGYDAIEMMMAGASAVQVCTEAILKGPSVYGKIVKTMNDFLDSHGYQSVNEIKGLTLRKTAERSLNMTPAVPKIHHDKCILCGLCQTSCVYDAITKTDTLAIDPQKCFGCSLCVSRCRQKALTMD from the coding sequence ATGGCTGACTTACGGATAAATCTATGCGGTATTGATTTTGTAAATCCGGTGATGCCTGCAGCTGGCCCGCCTGTTAAAGATGGTGCGATGTGCCAGGCGGCAGCCCGCGGCGGCGCTGGTGGGCTTGTGACCAAGACCATTTCAGTTTGTCCAGCCGAAGTGCCAAGGCCATGTATGGCTGAAATAAAAGGTGGCTTTCTCAACACTGAACTGTGGTCAGAGCTGCCAAAAGAACAATGGATGGAACATGAATATCAGCTTGCCAAGCAAACCGGACTGCCTTTAATTATCGGGTTAGGCTATACGGCTGAACAAATTCATGAATTGGCTAAATTGGTACAACCCTATGCGGACGCCTTGGAGCTGTCCACTCATTATGTAGGGAATGATTTATCACCAATTATTCATGCCGTTCAAGCGGCCAAGGCTGTTGTTGATATACCGGTGTTTGTCAAAATGAGTCCTCACCCCAACATTCAAGAGATTGCTTTGGCGGCAGAAGCTGCTGGTGCGGACGGACTGGTCATGATTAATTCGTTTGGACCCTGTATGGGTATTGATATTGAGACCGGTCTTCCACTGATGGGGAGTAAAGAAGGCTATGGCTGGCTGTCCGGGGCAGCCATTAAACCACTGGCAATCCGTTGTATTTATGATGCAGCCCGGGTTGTGAAAATCCCAATTATCGGTGTAGGCGGTATTACCAATGGTTATGATGCCATTGAAATGATGATGGCTGGTGCCTCAGCCGTACAGGTTTGTACTGAAGCCATCTTAAAGGGACCTAGTGTCTATGGCAAAATTGTAAAAACCATGAATGATTTTCTTGATAGCCATGGTTATCAGTCGGTTAATGAAATTAAAGGTCTAACCCTGAGAAAAACGGCTGAGCGATCTTTGAATATGACTCCGGCAGTACCTAAGATTCATCATGATAAATGCATCTTATGCGGTCTTTGCCAGACAAGCTGTGTCTATGATGCGATTACCAAAACCGATACATTAGCCATTGATCCCCAAAAGTGTTTTGGTTGTAGTTTATGTGTTAGCCGCTGTCGTCAGAAAGCACTGACGATGGATTAA
- a CDS encoding ATPase AAA, translating into MSSLQNIKEDVQKTAEAIADVLKIEVEIADLNLVRIAGTGTYQQQCGQPMTDGFIYQYVLKSGKTIVIEHPGQHELCKPCPRNGNCQEDAEIAAPIMIDGGPVGVIGLVSLDSEQTQRLLARREWMLRFIAKMAELIAGMLQKPNAQSVSRRTLNLDELEKKAIIKALSEVSGNTHSKERAAELLGISRATLYRKLKEYNLLHNA; encoded by the coding sequence ATGAGTAGTCTGCAGAATATTAAAGAAGATGTTCAAAAAACAGCCGAGGCAATCGCGGATGTTTTAAAAATTGAAGTGGAAATTGCCGATTTAAATCTGGTGCGGATTGCAGGTACTGGAACCTATCAGCAGCAGTGTGGTCAGCCCATGACGGATGGGTTTATTTATCAATATGTACTAAAATCCGGCAAGACCATAGTGATTGAACATCCAGGACAGCATGAACTTTGTAAGCCGTGCCCGCGTAACGGCAATTGTCAGGAGGATGCTGAAATTGCTGCTCCCATCATGATTGATGGCGGCCCGGTAGGCGTGATTGGTTTGGTTAGTTTGGACAGCGAACAAACACAGCGGCTGCTGGCCAGACGGGAGTGGATGCTGCGGTTTATTGCCAAAATGGCGGAACTGATTGCCGGAATGCTGCAGAAGCCCAATGCTCAGTCAGTTTCCCGGCGTACTCTCAATTTAGATGAGCTTGAAAAGAAGGCCATTATCAAAGCGCTGTCTGAGGTTTCAGGCAATACGCATAGCAAGGAGCGGGCTGCGGAGCTGCTGGGAATTAGCCGGGCAACCTTGTACCGCAAGCTAAAAGAGTATAATTTACTTCATAATGCTTAA
- a CDS encoding branched-chain amino acid ABC transporter, translating to MRTEIMLTIVAMAAATFLTRFISPAVLGNIKLPGWFERLLKHVPTAMLTALIAPALVAPQGSVALTFANHYLIAGIVAAFVAYRRQPPIATMGAGIAVMLALRSI from the coding sequence GTGAGAACTGAAATTATGCTTACCATAGTGGCTATGGCGGCGGCGACGTTTCTAACCCGCTTTATTAGTCCGGCAGTTTTGGGGAACATTAAGCTGCCAGGCTGGTTTGAACGGCTGTTAAAGCATGTGCCGACAGCTATGCTAACCGCGTTGATTGCGCCAGCGCTGGTGGCTCCGCAAGGCAGTGTTGCGCTGACTTTCGCTAACCACTATCTCATTGCCGGAATTGTAGCGGCTTTTGTTGCCTACCGGCGTCAGCCGCCTATTGCTACCATGGGGGCTGGCATTGCTGTGATGCTGGCTTTGCGCAGCATCTAA
- a CDS encoding branched-chain amino acid permease has protein sequence MSKKEFFAGVRDTMPVMLGVFPFGLAYGIFGQSVGLTPGEIISMSLLVFAGAAQFVSLPMFAEGAGLVMISLTALLINLRHLLMGASLAPYMSGLSLSKKALLSFGMADETYAVTISRAYAVGYHPSYQLGSNMTGYVTWFTSTLMGVVLGSQIHDPLSWGLDFAMPATFLALLIPRLVDKVSVGVCLVAAVVSVTASIVLPGKWYIIIACLVAVAAGGLMERGESSEN, from the coding sequence ATGAGCAAGAAAGAATTTTTTGCAGGCGTTCGTGATACCATGCCAGTCATGCTTGGGGTCTTTCCTTTCGGGCTGGCTTATGGAATCTTTGGGCAGTCGGTAGGATTAACTCCAGGCGAAATTATTAGTATGTCCTTATTGGTTTTTGCAGGAGCAGCTCAATTTGTCAGCTTGCCGATGTTCGCTGAGGGAGCTGGGTTGGTTATGATCAGCTTGACTGCTTTGCTCATCAACTTACGTCATTTGCTTATGGGGGCTTCGCTGGCTCCCTATATGTCGGGTTTATCGTTGTCTAAGAAAGCTCTGCTGTCTTTTGGGATGGCAGATGAGACATATGCTGTCACGATCAGTCGTGCCTATGCTGTAGGCTATCATCCGTCCTATCAGCTGGGCAGCAACATGACCGGATACGTGACTTGGTTTACTTCGACGCTTATGGGCGTTGTTCTTGGCAGCCAGATCCATGATCCGCTTTCGTGGGGCCTGGATTTTGCCATGCCAGCCACTTTTTTAGCGCTGTTAATCCCTCGTTTAGTGGATAAGGTGAGTGTGGGTGTCTGTTTGGTTGCTGCAGTGGTCAGTGTGACTGCCTCCATTGTGCTGCCCGGCAAATGGTATATTATTATCGCCTGTTTGGTTGCCGTTGCAGCTGGCGGATTGATGGAGAGGGGGGAGTCGAGTGAGAACTGA
- a CDS encoding GntR family transcriptional regulator, producing the protein MDTSKILSKIMMDAHSTLPMYLQIANCLTTNIMNAQIPANSKLPPERQLAQLLNVSRTTAISAYRLLEERGLVATRIGSGTYVTPPTMSDQPEVPWEQLFIPQYNSPLASLLRTLIASPTADDVISMAAGMPDPTLYPLDLIELTLGKNAPQPDRTDFGYISTEGYLPLRRSLTNWLKKTSMAALPENLLIVSGSQQGLYLVVKTFLEPRDYVIVESPTYLGAIQIFESAGARILCLPQTGSYDFGLLEDYLIRYRPKLFYTIPTFQNPTGRVTSLRERQELIRLAARHRLVIVEDDPYSQLYYDQQPPPNLKSLDTYGGVIYLGTFSKILFPGLRTGWVNAPVPVINRMAMEKQYVDLHSNNLSQQIIHRCLEEDYLPSHLRTIRSEYKKRRDAMARALNQYCRNHIKFELAEGGFYLWCKVDASVNPAELLRQATAGGISFVPGEAFYTNGSTSQEIRLSFSTHDPSRLTEGIRVLGKILGTSAASTPRPLPSAGRPII; encoded by the coding sequence ATGGATACTTCCAAAATTCTTTCCAAAATAATGATGGATGCCCACAGCACGCTCCCGATGTACTTGCAGATCGCCAACTGTCTGACAACCAACATTATGAATGCACAAATTCCCGCAAATTCCAAACTGCCGCCCGAGCGCCAACTGGCTCAATTGCTGAATGTAAGCCGAACAACCGCAATTAGCGCCTACAGACTGCTTGAAGAACGCGGTTTGGTAGCCACCCGGATTGGCAGCGGCACATACGTCACGCCGCCAACGATGAGCGACCAGCCGGAAGTCCCTTGGGAACAGCTATTTATTCCCCAGTACAACTCCCCCTTGGCATCACTCCTGCGTACACTCATTGCAAGCCCAACCGCGGATGACGTCATATCCATGGCTGCCGGAATGCCTGACCCTACCCTCTATCCACTGGATCTTATTGAATTGACACTTGGTAAAAACGCACCTCAACCTGACCGCACAGATTTCGGCTACATTTCTACCGAGGGATATCTTCCATTAAGACGTTCCTTGACAAACTGGCTGAAGAAAACCAGCATGGCAGCCCTGCCGGAAAATCTGCTGATTGTCTCAGGCTCACAACAAGGATTATATCTGGTTGTGAAAACCTTCCTTGAGCCGCGTGACTATGTCATCGTCGAATCCCCTACTTATCTGGGCGCCATTCAAATCTTTGAGTCGGCCGGAGCACGCATTTTGTGCCTGCCTCAGACTGGCAGCTATGATTTTGGACTGTTGGAGGATTATTTGATTCGATACCGGCCAAAACTTTTCTACACCATTCCGACCTTTCAAAATCCTACCGGGAGAGTCACTTCCCTGCGCGAACGTCAGGAACTCATTCGCCTGGCCGCCCGCCATCGACTGGTCATTGTCGAAGACGACCCCTACAGTCAGCTTTACTATGATCAGCAGCCGCCGCCAAATTTAAAGTCCTTAGATACGTATGGGGGCGTCATTTATTTGGGCACATTTTCGAAAATCTTATTTCCCGGCCTGCGAACAGGTTGGGTCAATGCCCCTGTACCGGTCATTAACCGTATGGCCATGGAAAAGCAGTATGTTGACCTGCACAGTAATAATTTATCACAGCAAATTATCCACCGTTGTCTGGAAGAGGATTATTTACCAAGCCACCTGCGTACTATTCGCTCAGAATATAAAAAAAGACGCGATGCCATGGCCCGCGCCCTCAATCAATACTGCCGCAATCATATCAAATTTGAACTTGCCGAAGGCGGCTTTTACTTGTGGTGTAAAGTGGACGCTTCCGTCAATCCTGCTGAATTACTGCGTCAGGCCACCGCGGGCGGGATATCCTTCGTTCCGGGTGAAGCTTTCTATACCAATGGTTCTACCAGCCAGGAAATACGCTTAAGCTTTTCCACACATGACCCATCCCGCCTTACCGAGGGCATTCGCGTGCTAGGTAAAATACTGGGCACCAGTGCAGCCAGCACACCCAGACCGCTCCCTTCTGCCGGCCGCCCCATCATTTAA
- the sspH gene encoding small, acid-soluble spore protein H, translating to MHANRAEEIMKSLDIIGVQYRNNYVWIEDIDKGRNTAHVTYLEKRNTIHVDIDQLEETGPVTRVH from the coding sequence ATGCACGCTAATCGAGCTGAAGAAATCATGAAATCATTAGATATTATCGGTGTTCAGTATCGCAATAACTATGTTTGGATTGAAGATATTGATAAAGGGCGTAATACTGCTCATGTTACGTATCTGGAAAAACGCAACACCATTCATGTTGATATTGATCAGCTTGAGGAAACAGGACCAGTTACCAGAGTTCATTAA